The following coding sequences lie in one Oncorhynchus kisutch isolate 150728-3 linkage group LG3, Okis_V2, whole genome shotgun sequence genomic window:
- the LOC109877913 gene encoding serine/threonine-protein phosphatase 6 catalytic subunit, translated as MAPLDLDKYAEIAKQCKYLPENDLKRLCDYVCDLLLEESNVQPVSTPVTVCGDIHGQFYDLCELFRTGGQVPDTNYIFMGDFVDRGYYSLETFTYLLVLKAKWPDRITLLRGNHESRQITQVYGFYDECQTKYGNANAWRYCTKVFDMLTVAALMDEQILCVHGGLSPDIKTLDQIRTIERNQEIPHKGAFCDLVWSDPEDVDTWAISPRGAGWLFGAKVTNEFVHINNLTLICRAHQLVHEGYKFMFDEKLVTVWSAPNYCYRCGNIASIMVFKDANTREPKLFRAVPDSERVIPPRTTTPYFL; from the exons ATGGCGCCACTGGACCTGGATAAATACGCGGAGATTGCCAAGCAGTGTAAATATTTACCTGAAAACGACCTCAAG AGGTTATGTGATTATGTATGTGACCTATTGCTGGAGGAATCCAATGTCCAGCCTGTGTCCACCCCAGTGACTGTGTGTGGAGATATACATGGACAG TTTTATGATCTGTGTGAACTCTTCAGAACCGGAGGACAGGTCCCAGACACAAACTATATTTTCATG GGTGACTTTGTTGACCGGGGATATTACAGCTTGGAGACATTCACATACCTGCTGGTGTTAAAAGCCAAATGGCCTGACCGCATCACGCTTTTAAGAGGAAACCACGAAAGCAGACAAATAACCCAAGTATATGGCTTTTATG ATGAATGCCAAACCAAATATGGGAATGCCAATGCCTGGCGCTACTGTACCAAAGTGTTTGATATGTTAACAGTTGCAGCG CTGATGGATGAGCAGATTCTGTGTGTTCATGGGGGCCTCTCCCCAGACATAAAGACCCTGGACCAAATCAGAACCATTGAGCGTAACCAGGAGATCCCCCACAAGGGAGCATTCTGTGACCTTGTCTGGTCAGACCCCGAGGACGTCGACACCTGGGCCATCAGCCCCAGGGGAGCTGGGTGGCTGTTTGGTGCAAAGGTCACCAATGAG TTTGTTCACATCAACAACTTGACGTTGATCTGTCGGGCACATCAACTAGTCCATGAAGGTTACAAGTTCATGTTTGATGAGAAGCTGGTCACGGTCTGGTCAGCTCCTAACTACTGCTATCGCTGCGGCAACATTGCCTCCATCATGGTCTTCAAAGACGCCAATACAAGGGAGCCCAAGCTGTTTCGGGCGGTGCCTGACTCGGAGAGAGTAATTCCACCCAGAACAACGACACCATATTTCCTGTAA